One Peptostreptococcus equinus genomic window carries:
- a CDS encoding SpaA isopeptide-forming pilin-related protein produces the protein MKILRKIIIITLIMLMSIGNIPTKMWSDIYNKVQAETVNYGKLVVNKVNENQDSLAGATFTLEGQNGSTYKQTLGDSEQLSKFEFANLQPGTYVLKETKSPQDYKISNKEWIVVVRSDGGVFVGEKSDNITPIETGGVNVGSKISYTGTMKYNDSPSEGVVGSIDVGTVENDIKINLNFSTSEKINSGDYFELEVSDTLHYNMLQPDKSTYPNIYGSNNKIIAYPTLVQEDPSKGTGKVVRYTFTSNASTSDKINFSLNLGHSVNMNVATQNQNYNFEVKVRESSDAEVAQTWGVKYEDVKSSGNLNIKGAFLYTNDQLGKYTQLFYVNTDKNDLGTNPKLTVFPTDLTRISTFNTADISSAKTKVNIYMLKSTDSLSDAPILDKSKLEDVSSSFTPTITDGKLVINFPNNTKDTYVVTIDSEMKYPVDSTVKTALVQTGVLSNSTNKIGENSGISTNVSTSSSDIIVKPNNNELVLKVINSPINYGSFTIFKKGDSQEKLSGAKFNLKSVSGDYNNSLESDSQDGKIVFDKLPQGSYILTEETPPNNYDKTDETWKVNVDENGKTNIIKDKVDGKSTIDGTNLTVINIKKITANIELKKTTNDGTSLAGAKFNLKKEGDPSFNADKTSEKDTGRVLFDNLKPGVYVLTETEPPSGYKEITSETRFYVKDDGSVVELKKTDSGSTVEEAVVQPIKIVNELIPPPVVEKDKGQFIINKTSLGELISGATFDLYDGKYTELTDQSAPINLDAKGIYRGEISKGKIEFRNLPSGVYTLKETKAPNGYIGTDRTWTVNVYENGYTKLTENPLSVQKDDPNQINGVDLSDKITISNYKFSYYPRGGNQESTTNTIYPNQSGRLGIQFSGTVIDGANVSEGDYFDVVLDPKVDNKGIDPYTAPIVIYGDNNQPLAIGELLDNTNTIRFKFTNFVYGLNKINFNVNFPLFINRNLVKNNQYISITNKLANTNYSENINIDYEGYGSARTSNLGGLITEYDETNGTFTQYLYVNPLRLGAFNTLVSIYDYHYEKEYGLDSSADIKNIVIFDTNGKNPPASYGVDTSEYTDVTKNFTVSGPISYQYGGTRYDINFGSYAYQKTYVVKITGNVDKTGKDLHLKAFMDSSDYYSYRGVYSFETGVEVTPANGTGNGETQEIIPEINVENKKLPEYPHTGGNGTYLYTIFGALILALGFFSKSFYIKTYK, from the coding sequence TTGAAAATATTAAGAAAAATTATAATAATAACCTTGATAATGCTTATGTCAATAGGAAATATACCGACAAAAATGTGGTCAGATATTTACAATAAGGTACAGGCAGAGACAGTAAATTACGGTAAGCTAGTAGTAAATAAAGTGAATGAAAACCAAGATAGTTTGGCAGGTGCGACATTTACACTAGAAGGACAAAATGGTTCTACATACAAGCAAACGCTAGGTGACAGTGAACAACTATCTAAATTTGAGTTCGCTAATTTACAACCAGGAACTTATGTATTGAAAGAAACTAAATCTCCACAGGATTACAAGATTTCAAATAAGGAATGGATAGTAGTAGTAAGAAGCGATGGTGGAGTATTTGTAGGAGAAAAAAGTGATAACATAACACCTATAGAAACAGGTGGAGTAAATGTTGGTTCTAAAATATCTTATACTGGTACTATGAAATATAATGATAGTCCTAGTGAAGGTGTTGTTGGTTCTATAGATGTTGGAACTGTAGAAAATGACATAAAAATAAATTTGAATTTTTCAACTAGCGAAAAAATCAACAGCGGTGACTATTTTGAATTAGAAGTTTCTGATACTTTGCACTATAATATGTTACAACCAGATAAATCAACATATCCAAATATTTATGGTTCGAATAATAAAATAATAGCTTATCCCACACTAGTTCAAGAAGATCCATCCAAAGGGACAGGTAAAGTAGTTAGATATACTTTTACTAGTAATGCAAGTACGTCTGACAAAATAAACTTTTCACTTAACTTAGGTCATTCGGTAAATATGAATGTAGCTACACAAAATCAAAATTATAATTTTGAAGTAAAAGTTAGAGAAAGTTCGGATGCCGAAGTTGCTCAAACATGGGGAGTTAAATATGAGGATGTAAAAAGTTCAGGTAATCTAAATATAAAGGGTGCATTTTTATACACAAATGACCAATTAGGAAAGTATACACAATTATTTTATGTAAATACGGATAAAAATGATCTAGGAACTAACCCAAAGTTAACTGTATTTCCAACAGATTTGACTAGAATAAGCACTTTTAACACGGCAGATATAAGTAGTGCTAAAACAAAGGTAAATATATATATGCTTAAGAGTACTGATAGTTTATCTGATGCACCAATACTAGATAAGAGCAAGTTAGAAGATGTAAGTAGTAGTTTTACACCTACAATTACTGATGGCAAATTGGTAATAAATTTTCCTAATAATACAAAAGATACATATGTTGTTACTATTGATAGTGAAATGAAATATCCTGTGGATTCAACTGTTAAGACTGCGCTTGTACAGACAGGAGTACTTTCAAACTCTACAAATAAAATAGGTGAGAATTCGGGAATATCTACTAATGTTAGTACATCTTCTTCAGATATAATAGTTAAACCTAATAACAATGAATTAGTACTTAAAGTTATTAATAGCCCTATAAATTACGGTTCTTTTACAATTTTTAAAAAGGGTGATAGTCAAGAAAAGCTAAGCGGTGCTAAATTTAACTTAAAATCTGTAAGCGGAGATTATAATAATAGTCTAGAGTCAGATTCTCAAGATGGCAAGATTGTATTTGATAAGTTACCTCAGGGATCTTATATATTGACTGAAGAAACTCCACCAAATAATTATGATAAGACTGATGAAACTTGGAAAGTTAATGTAGACGAAAACGGAAAAACTAATATTATCAAAGATAAAGTAGATGGAAAATCTACAATAGATGGAACAAATTTAACTGTTATAAACATTAAAAAAATAACTGCTAATATTGAATTGAAAAAAACAACTAATGATGGAACTAGTTTAGCAGGTGCTAAATTTAACCTTAAAAAGGAAGGTGACCCTAGTTTTAATGCAGATAAAACATCAGAAAAAGATACAGGAAGAGTACTTTTTGACAACTTAAAACCAGGAGTATATGTACTTACAGAAACAGAGCCACCGAGTGGATATAAAGAGATTACATCTGAGACTAGATTTTATGTTAAGGATGATGGTAGTGTGGTTGAATTAAAAAAAACTGATAGTGGAAGTACGGTAGAGGAAGCTGTTGTTCAGCCAATCAAAATAGTAAATGAATTGATACCTCCACCAGTAGTGGAGAAAGACAAAGGTCAATTTATTATAAATAAGACTTCTTTGGGTGAACTTATTTCGGGAGCTACATTTGATTTATACGATGGAAAGTATACAGAGTTGACTGATCAATCAGCTCCTATTAATTTAGATGCAAAGGGCATCTATAGAGGGGAAATCAGTAAGGGAAAAATTGAGTTTAGAAATTTACCATCTGGCGTTTATACATTGAAAGAAACTAAGGCTCCAAATGGCTATATAGGTACGGATAGAACTTGGACTGTAAATGTATATGAGAATGGTTATACTAAACTGACAGAAAATCCATTAAGTGTACAAAAAGATGATCCTAACCAGATAAATGGAGTTGATTTGTCAGATAAAATAACTATATCAAATTATAAGTTTTCTTATTATCCAAGGGGTGGTAATCAAGAGAGTACTACAAATACAATATATCCTAATCAGAGTGGAAGACTTGGAATACAATTTTCTGGAACTGTAATTGATGGAGCTAATGTCAGCGAAGGCGATTATTTTGATGTCGTCTTGGATCCGAAGGTTGATAATAAAGGTATAGATCCATATACAGCACCAATAGTAATATATGGTGATAATAATCAACCGCTTGCTATAGGAGAGTTATTGGATAATACAAATACAATTAGATTCAAATTTACTAATTTTGTTTATGGTTTAAATAAAATAAACTTTAATGTGAATTTCCCTTTATTCATAAATCGTAATTTAGTCAAAAATAATCAGTACATTAGTATAACAAATAAGTTGGCAAATACAAATTATAGTGAAAACATAAATATTGACTATGAAGGTTATGGATCTGCAAGAACATCAAATTTAGGTGGTTTGATTACAGAATATGATGAAACAAATGGTACGTTTACACAGTATTTATATGTAAACCCACTAAGATTAGGTGCATTCAATACACTTGTATCAATATACGATTATCACTATGAAAAAGAATACGGACTGGACAGTTCTGCGGATATAAAAAATATAGTGATTTTTGATACAAATGGAAAGAATCCTCCTGCAAGTTATGGAGTGGATACAAGCGAATATACAGATGTGACTAAAAATTTTACGGTATCGGGTCCAATATCATATCAGTATGGGGGTACTAGGTATGATATTAACTTTGGGAGTTATGCCTACCAAAAAACATATGTTGTGAAAATAACAGGTAATGTCGATAAAACAGGTAAAGATTTGCATTTGAAGGCTTTTATGGATTCAAGTGATTACTATTCTTATAGAGGAGTCTACTCTTTTGAAACGGGTGTTGAAGTTACTCCAGCAAACGGTACTGGTAATGGTGAAACACAAGAAATAATACCAGAAATAAATGTAGAAAATAAGAAATTGCCAGAATATCCGCACACTGGAGGAAATGGTACGTATTTATATACAATATTTGGTGCGTTGATACTTGCACTTGGTTTTTTCTCAAAAAGTTTTTACATAAAAACATATAAATAA
- a CDS encoding transporter substrate-binding domain-containing protein, translated as MKKILKKLSKIMCLALVLCLCILSVGCGSKDKNESALKAIKDKKVLVVGTAPGYPPFEFATSKDGNSKVVGADIDLAQKLADKIGVKLEIKSMEFDALLPALQAGKIDIAITAMTPTEERKKAVDFSQVYFDGTNSVIISDSNKSKLANEDDLKNLKIGVQKGSTQEIYAKNKLKAKTVKSLPAVPDLVSDLKNGNIDAVVVSTVVGQINVKQYQGVKLAQGLELKSYSGGEQAAMAFKKGNNKELIQQANNLIKELKDSGEYQKILDKNIEIASQTSK; from the coding sequence ATGAAAAAAATATTAAAAAAACTTAGTAAAATAATGTGTCTAGCATTGGTATTATGCCTTTGTATACTGTCAGTTGGATGTGGATCAAAAGATAAAAATGAATCAGCTTTAAAAGCTATAAAAGACAAAAAAGTGTTGGTAGTGGGTACAGCTCCAGGATATCCACCTTTTGAATTTGCAACATCTAAGGATGGAAATAGTAAGGTAGTTGGAGCTGATATAGATCTCGCACAAAAATTGGCAGATAAAATAGGAGTAAAATTGGAAATTAAATCAATGGAATTTGATGCCTTACTTCCAGCTTTACAAGCAGGAAAAATAGATATAGCGATAACAGCAATGACACCTACAGAGGAACGTAAAAAAGCAGTAGATTTTTCACAAGTATACTTTGATGGAACTAACTCAGTGATTATAAGTGATTCAAATAAGTCAAAATTAGCTAATGAAGATGATTTGAAAAATTTAAAAATTGGTGTTCAAAAAGGAAGTACACAAGAAATTTACGCTAAAAACAAATTAAAAGCAAAGACTGTAAAATCATTACCTGCAGTACCTGACTTAGTTAGTGATTTGAAAAATGGAAATATAGATGCTGTTGTAGTTAGTACAGTAGTTGGTCAAATTAATGTAAAACAATATCAAGGTGTAAAATTAGCTCAAGGTTTAGAACTTAAATCATATTCAGGTGGAGAACAAGCTGCAATGGCATTTAAGAAAGGAAATAATAAAGAACTAATTCAACAAGCAAATAATTTGATAAAAGAATTAAAGGATAGTGGAGAATATCAAAAGATATTAGACAAAAATATAGAGATTGCAAGTCAAACAAGTAAGTAA
- a CDS encoding argininosuccinate synthase: protein MTKIVLAYSGGLDTSVIIPWLKENYEGSEVIAVCGDVGQGDELNAVYDKALKSGASKCYIADLKEEFVADYVFPVIKSGAKYEGKYLLGTCCARPLIAKALVEVAEKEGAEYICHGATGKGNDQVRFELGVKALNPDIKIIAPWRVWDIKSREDAIDYANEHGIEVPVTKKRPYSMDRNVLHLSHEGGDLENPENEPISDLCLICNNPEDAPDKPEYITIDYVKGNPVAINGKELKPLELLEKANEIAAKHGIGILDMVENRLVGMKSRGVYETPGGTLLFEAHKALESLTLDRNTASYKSQVAIKYSELVYDGLWFTPLKNALDAFVDSTQETCTGQVKMKLYKGNCHSAGMTSPYSLYSEEIATFGEDNVYDQADAEGFINLFGLPLKVNAMMKKKNNMK from the coding sequence ATGACAAAAATAGTATTAGCATATTCAGGTGGATTAGACACATCAGTAATCATACCTTGGTTAAAGGAAAACTATGAAGGTAGCGAAGTAATAGCTGTATGCGGAGATGTAGGACAGGGTGATGAATTAAATGCAGTATATGATAAGGCCTTAAAAAGTGGAGCAAGTAAATGTTATATAGCAGATTTAAAAGAGGAGTTTGTAGCTGATTATGTATTTCCAGTTATAAAATCAGGTGCAAAATATGAAGGAAAGTACTTGCTTGGAACTTGTTGTGCTAGACCCTTAATAGCAAAAGCTTTAGTAGAGGTTGCAGAAAAAGAAGGAGCAGAGTATATATGCCACGGAGCAACTGGTAAGGGTAATGATCAGGTAAGATTTGAGCTGGGAGTAAAAGCTCTTAATCCAGATATAAAAATCATTGCACCATGGAGAGTTTGGGACATAAAATCTCGTGAAGACGCTATAGACTATGCTAATGAACATGGAATTGAAGTACCTGTAACAAAGAAGCGCCCATATAGTATGGATAGAAATGTACTTCATTTGAGTCACGAAGGTGGGGACTTAGAAAATCCTGAAAATGAACCAATTTCTGACCTTTGCTTAATTTGCAATAATCCAGAAGATGCACCAGATAAGCCAGAATATATAACTATAGATTATGTAAAAGGTAATCCTGTAGCAATAAATGGAAAAGAATTAAAGCCACTAGAATTGTTGGAAAAAGCTAATGAAATTGCAGCTAAACATGGAATAGGAATTTTAGATATGGTTGAAAATCGTCTAGTGGGAATGAAATCTAGGGGGGTATATGAGACTCCAGGGGGAACACTTTTATTTGAAGCACATAAAGCTCTAGAAAGTTTAACTTTAGACAGAAATACAGCTTCATATAAATCACAAGTAGCTATAAAATATTCAGAGCTTGTATATGATGGACTTTGGTTTACACCTCTAAAAAATGCTTTAGATGCCTTTGTAGATTCTACTCAAGAAACTTGTACAGGACAAGTAAAGATGAAATTATATAAAGGAAATTGCCACAGTGCAGGAATGACATCTCCATATTCATTATATAGTGAAGAAATAGCAACATTTGGAGAAGATAATGTATATGATCAAGCAGATGCAGAAGGTTTTATAAATTTATTTGGTTTACCTCTAAAGGTAAATGCTATGATGAAAAAGAAAAATAATATGAAGTAA
- the argH gene encoding argininosuccinate lyase, with product MKKLWGGRFEKDTSKLMEDFHSSISFDKKLYHYDIMGSIAHAEMLAKCNIIDLKDSEEIIEALREIEDDIENGQVEFSVSQEDIHMNIESLLIDKIGDTGKKLHTARSRNDQVALDVRLYTRDAVLELKELLKDWLKALIKLAENNLDTIMPGYTHLQRAQPISLAHTVMAHAEMAKRDIQRLDAWMNIYNVMPLGSGALAGTTFPIDRNYTCQKLGFDSACMNSIDGVSDRDYIIDILANASIGMMHLSRFCEELILWSSQEFDFIEIDDEFATGSSMMPQKKNPDAAELVRGKTGRVYGDLMSILTTMKGLPLSYNKDMQEDKEVLFDGIETWEKCLRIMTPMITSMKIKKYNMLEAAKGGYTNATDLADYLVKKGISFRDAHKITGEIVFYCISKNISLDQLNIFEYQEFSQKIEVDVYDFIDVKTCVSNRKSIGGPAIEQVKNNIRNLKSFLK from the coding sequence ATGAAAAAGCTTTGGGGTGGAAGATTTGAAAAGGATACAAGTAAGCTTATGGAAGATTTTCATTCTTCCATAAGCTTTGATAAAAAATTATATCATTATGACATAATGGGAAGTATAGCTCATGCTGAAATGCTAGCTAAATGCAATATAATAGATCTTAAAGATTCTGAGGAAATTATAGAAGCTCTAAGAGAAATAGAAGATGATATAGAAAATGGACAAGTTGAATTTTCAGTATCGCAAGAAGACATACATATGAATATAGAGAGCCTCTTAATAGATAAAATTGGAGATACAGGAAAAAAATTACATACAGCTAGAAGTAGAAATGACCAAGTGGCATTGGATGTAAGACTTTATACTAGAGATGCAGTATTAGAATTAAAGGAACTGTTAAAAGACTGGCTAAAGGCTTTAATAAAACTTGCAGAGAACAATTTAGATACAATAATGCCTGGATATACGCACTTACAAAGGGCACAGCCAATAAGCCTAGCTCATACAGTAATGGCTCATGCAGAAATGGCAAAAAGAGATATTCAAAGGTTAGATGCATGGATGAATATTTATAATGTGATGCCTCTTGGATCTGGAGCCTTAGCTGGTACAACTTTTCCTATAGATAGAAATTATACATGCCAAAAATTAGGATTTGATTCAGCTTGTATGAATTCAATAGATGGAGTAAGTGATAGAGATTATATAATAGATATATTGGCAAATGCAAGTATAGGAATGATGCATTTAAGTAGATTTTGTGAAGAGTTGATATTATGGTCAAGTCAGGAATTTGATTTTATTGAAATAGATGACGAATTTGCCACAGGAAGTTCTATGATGCCACAAAAGAAAAATCCGGATGCAGCGGAATTGGTAAGAGGCAAGACTGGTAGAGTTTATGGTGATTTAATGAGCATACTTACCACTATGAAAGGCCTTCCTTTATCTTACAATAAGGATATGCAAGAAGATAAAGAAGTTTTATTTGATGGTATTGAAACATGGGAAAAATGTTTGAGAATAATGACTCCAATGATTACTTCTATGAAAATAAAAAAATATAATATGCTTGAAGCAGCTAAGGGTGGATATACAAATGCAACAGATTTAGCTGATTATCTTGTAAAGAAAGGTATAAGTTTTAGAGATGCACATAAAATTACTGGAGAAATAGTATTTTATTGCATAAGCAAAAATATATCTTTAGACCAACTTAATATTTTTGAGTACCAAGAGTTTTCTCAGAAAATTGAAGTTGATGTGTATGATTTTATAGATGTAAAAACTTGTGTATCAAATAGAAAGTCTATTGGAGGACCTGCAATAGAACAGGTTAAAAATAATATTAGAAATTTGAAAAGTTTTTTGAAATAA
- a CDS encoding DUF3793 family protein — MTNKKFERTLAYFCSPVLLNKKVSNLVSVSKSEIPNLNTVVDLYNEKFNKFGLEISKICECDNRMLILVYKKASLLAYLKSDQVQAMLANYGYKNIDNLQYYINNLRIRTRDFNFPHEIGLFLGYPYNDVVGFIENKGKNYEYCGYWKVYENTKGAKKLFDLYDKLRIYSITLLNSGKCLEEILFWPHLNKYAL; from the coding sequence ATGACTAATAAAAAATTTGAACGTACATTGGCATATTTTTGTTCTCCTGTATTGTTAAATAAAAAAGTATCTAACTTAGTTTCTGTGTCAAAATCTGAGATACCTAACTTAAATACAGTAGTAGATTTATATAATGAAAAATTTAATAAATTTGGATTGGAAATTTCAAAAATATGCGAGTGCGATAATAGAATGCTTATTTTAGTTTATAAAAAAGCCTCTCTATTGGCTTACTTAAAGAGCGATCAAGTTCAGGCAATGCTTGCAAATTATGGATATAAAAATATAGATAATTTACAGTATTACATAAACAATTTGAGAATTAGAACAAGGGATTTCAATTTTCCGCATGAGATTGGTTTATTTCTAGGATATCCATACAATGATGTAGTAGGATTTATAGAAAATAAAGGTAAGAACTATGAGTACTGTGGTTATTGGAAGGTATATGAGAATACGAAGGGAGCAAAGAAATTATTTGACCTTTACGATAAACTTAGAATTTATTCTATAACCTTGTTAAATAGCGGTAAGTGTTTAGAGGAGATTTTATTTTGGCCTCATCTAAATAAATATGCATTATAG
- a CDS encoding flavodoxin — MKKIGIFYWSGTGNTESMANAMADGLKEAEVEYDLINISTANASVSDYEKLMFGCPSMGVEELEESEFEPFFQEAQKSISGKDVALFGSYGWGDGEWMRTWQDRVNDANANLYEDEGMIVNEEPDASALEKCKAYSKAFAQS; from the coding sequence ATGAAGAAAATAGGTATTTTTTATTGGAGTGGAACTGGCAATACTGAAAGTATGGCCAATGCTATGGCAGACGGTCTAAAAGAAGCTGAAGTTGAATATGATTTAATAAATATTTCAACAGCAAATGCTAGTGTAAGCGACTATGAAAAGCTTATGTTTGGTTGCCCATCAATGGGTGTTGAGGAACTAGAGGAATCGGAGTTTGAACCATTTTTCCAAGAAGCTCAAAAGTCAATATCTGGTAAAGATGTAGCTTTATTTGGATCATATGGATGGGGTGATGGTGAATGGATGAGAACTTGGCAGGATAGAGTAAATGATGCCAATGCAAATTTATATGAAGATGAAGGCATGATTGTGAATGAAGAACCAGATGCTTCAGCTTTAGAAAAATGCAAGGCTTATTCAAAGGCTTTTGCACAGTCATAA
- a CDS encoding formate--tetrahydrofolate ligase — translation MSFKSDIEIAQEAKPQNIVEIAKKINLSEDDIELYGKYKAKIDYNVVNRAKNKNGKLILTTAINPTPAGEGKTTTSIGLADALAKLDKNVITALREPSMGPVFGVKGGAAGGGYAQVIPMEDINLHFTGDMHAIGAANNLLAAMLDNHVYQGNELNINPKRITWRRCVDMNDRQLRNIVDGLGKKVDGVTREDGFDITVASEVMATFCLSNNISELKENLGNIVVAYDYKGKPVTARDLKADGAMAAILKDALKPNLVQTLEGTPAIIHGGPFANIAHGCNSIIATKMALHMSDYVVTEAGFGADLGAEKFLDIKCRKAGIRPDAVVIVATVRALKYNGGVKKEQLNEENLEALELGLPNLLKHIENITQVYKLPAVVAINKFPLDTEAELELVRNKCKELNVNVALSEVWEKGGQGGIEVAEEVLKLIDQSDNNFEYCYTNDMSIREKLDAISRKIYGADGVDYTKEAEKQIEELEYLGFGKLPVCVAKTQYSLSDDQTMLGRPRGFRILVREANVSAGAGFIVVLTGAIMKMPGLPKLPAAQRIDVDASGVISGLF, via the coding sequence ATGTCATTTAAATCAGATATCGAAATAGCTCAAGAAGCAAAACCACAAAATATAGTAGAAATTGCAAAAAAAATAAATTTATCCGAAGACGATATTGAATTGTATGGTAAGTATAAGGCAAAGATTGATTATAATGTAGTCAATAGAGCTAAGAACAAAAATGGTAAGTTAATACTTACTACAGCCATAAATCCTACTCCAGCAGGAGAAGGTAAGACAACTACATCTATTGGATTAGCCGATGCTTTAGCAAAGTTGGATAAAAATGTAATTACAGCTCTTAGAGAACCTTCTATGGGTCCAGTATTTGGAGTAAAAGGTGGAGCCGCTGGTGGAGGATATGCCCAAGTAATACCTATGGAAGATATAAACCTACACTTTACAGGTGACATGCATGCTATTGGTGCTGCTAATAATTTACTTGCTGCTATGCTTGATAATCACGTTTATCAAGGAAATGAGCTAAACATTAATCCAAAAAGAATTACTTGGAGAAGATGTGTAGATATGAATGACAGACAACTAAGAAATATAGTAGATGGTCTTGGTAAAAAAGTAGATGGTGTTACTAGGGAAGATGGCTTTGATATAACAGTAGCATCAGAGGTAATGGCAACTTTTTGCCTATCTAATAACATAAGTGAGCTAAAAGAAAATCTAGGTAATATAGTAGTAGCATATGATTATAAGGGTAAACCAGTCACAGCGAGAGATTTAAAAGCTGATGGTGCAATGGCAGCAATATTAAAAGATGCATTAAAACCGAATTTAGTACAAACGTTGGAAGGAACACCTGCTATTATACATGGAGGACCATTTGCGAACATAGCACATGGATGTAACTCAATAATTGCTACTAAGATGGCACTTCATATGAGTGATTATGTGGTTACAGAAGCAGGATTTGGTGCAGATTTAGGTGCTGAAAAATTCCTAGATATCAAGTGTAGAAAGGCTGGTATTAGACCAGATGCTGTAGTAATAGTTGCTACTGTAAGAGCACTTAAATACAATGGCGGAGTTAAAAAAGAACAATTAAACGAGGAAAATCTAGAAGCATTAGAGTTAGGTCTTCCAAATTTGTTAAAGCACATAGAAAATATAACTCAGGTATACAAATTACCTGCAGTAGTGGCAATAAATAAATTTCCACTTGATACAGAAGCAGAATTAGAGCTTGTAAGAAATAAATGCAAGGAATTAAATGTAAATGTTGCTTTATCGGAAGTATGGGAAAAAGGTGGTCAAGGTGGTATAGAGGTCGCTGAGGAAGTTTTAAAATTAATAGACCAATCAGATAATAACTTTGAATATTGTTATACAAATGATATGTCTATAAGGGAAAAATTAGATGCAATATCTAGAAAAATTTATGGAGCAGATGGTGTAGACTACACTAAAGAAGCAGAAAAACAGATAGAAGAATTGGAATATTTAGGATTTGGAAAACTTCCTGTTTGTGTAGCCAAAACTCAATACTCATTGTCTGATGATCAGACAATGCTTGGTAGACCAAGAGGATTCAGAATTTTGGTAAGAGAAGCAAATGTATCTGCAGGTGCAGGATTTATAGTAGTATTAACTGGTGCTATTATGAAGATGCCTGGATTACCAAAATTACCAGCGGCTCAAAGAATAGATGTAGATGCAAGTGGAGTGATCTCAGGATTATTCTAG
- a CDS encoding cyclodeaminase/cyclohydrolase family protein codes for MDNNKKYIDMSLEEFSNILAAKTTMPGGGSAAAYVASLGNSLASMVANFTIGKKAYQEYDKNMEAILKDTEKLNLRLLELVDKDAEEFLKLSAAYSLPKGSEEEKILADKEKQKCLKLTASVPMDLLKECKNIVDLHEKLSIMGSKMLLSDVGVGVLMVRSAALSAKINIAINIKYILDEDFTKKYESDMQVLVKYIEEKCDKIYNEIYYKICK; via the coding sequence ATGGATAATAATAAAAAATATATAGATATGTCGTTAGAAGAATTTTCAAATATTTTAGCAGCTAAGACAACAATGCCAGGTGGAGGAAGTGCGGCAGCTTATGTAGCATCGCTTGGAAACTCTCTAGCATCTATGGTAGCTAATTTTACTATAGGTAAAAAAGCCTATCAAGAATATGATAAAAATATGGAGGCTATACTAAAAGATACAGAAAAGTTAAACTTAAGACTTTTAGAATTAGTAGATAAGGATGCAGAAGAATTTCTAAAACTTTCGGCAGCATATTCTTTGCCAAAGGGAAGTGAAGAAGAAAAAATATTAGCAGATAAAGAAAAGCAAAAATGTTTGAAGTTAACAGCTTCAGTGCCTATGGATTTACTAAAAGAATGCAAGAATATTGTGGATTTACATGAAAAGTTATCAATTATGGGATCAAAAATGCTTTTAAGTGATGTAGGTGTTGGAGTATTGATGGTAAGGTCAGCAGCTCTGAGTGCAAAAATAAATATCGCTATAAATATTAAATATATTTTGGATGAAGATTTTACAAAAAAATATGAGTCAGATATGCAAGTTCTTGTAAAATATATAGAAGAAAAATGTGATAAAATATATAATGAAATTTACTATAAAATATGTAAATAA